In Spirochaeta thermophila DSM 6578, the following proteins share a genomic window:
- a CDS encoding ABC transporter permease, which produces MIEIRSVGEEAGSISPSGSPSRGSASFLTTLKKNRQFLVMLIPVTVYLLIFNYAPMAGLILAFKRYIPALGFWKSPWAGLSNFKFLFVSGAFGRILFNTVFYNVIFLITCQALGMMVAILISELRLKKLNNLLHSLTFFPYFVSYVVVGAIVYNIFSYEFGVFNNLLEAWGAEPVNVYQMPNVWVFILTFLNSWKWVGYTSIIYYTTIVGIDPELYEAAEIDGASTLARIWHITVPYLKVTLLTIVLFQLGSIFKGQFDLFYNVIGNNGQLFEATDVVDTYVFRMLITNFDVGLGTAAGLFQSFFGFLLMMIVNGVVKKVRPQYALF; this is translated from the coding sequence ATGATTGAGATCAGATCTGTGGGGGAGGAGGCGGGATCCATCTCCCCGTCCGGATCCCCCTCGAGGGGGTCGGCCTCGTTCCTGACGACGCTCAAGAAGAACAGGCAGTTCCTCGTCATGCTCATTCCCGTGACCGTCTATCTTCTCATCTTCAATTATGCACCCATGGCGGGGCTCATCTTGGCGTTCAAGCGCTACATTCCGGCGCTCGGTTTCTGGAAGAGTCCCTGGGCGGGGCTTTCCAACTTCAAGTTCCTCTTCGTTTCAGGGGCCTTCGGAAGGATCCTCTTCAACACGGTGTTCTACAACGTGATCTTCCTGATCACGTGTCAGGCCCTGGGGATGATGGTGGCCATTCTCATCTCGGAGCTCCGCTTGAAGAAGCTCAACAACCTGCTCCATTCGCTCACCTTCTTTCCTTATTTTGTCTCATACGTGGTGGTGGGGGCCATCGTGTACAACATCTTCAGCTACGAGTTCGGGGTGTTCAACAACCTTCTGGAAGCCTGGGGAGCCGAGCCCGTGAACGTGTACCAGATGCCGAACGTGTGGGTCTTTATCCTCACCTTCCTCAACTCGTGGAAGTGGGTGGGGTACACGAGCATCATCTACTATACCACCATCGTGGGGATCGACCCCGAACTCTACGAAGCGGCCGAGATCGATGGGGCTTCCACCCTCGCGAGGATATGGCACATCACCGTGCCGTACCTGAAGGTCACGCTCCTCACCATCGTCCTCTTCCAGTTGGGGAGTATTTTCAAAGGGCAGTTCGATCTCTTCTACAACGTGATAGGGAACAACGGTCAGCTTTTCGAGGCGACCGACGTGGTGGACACCTATGTCTTCAGGATGCTCATCACCAACTTCGATGTGGGGCTGGGGACCGCGGCGGGGCTGTTCCAGTCGTTTTTCGGTTTCCTGCTCATGATGATCGTGAACGGGGTGGTAAAGAAGGTCCGCCCCCAGTACGCACTCTTCTAG
- a CDS encoding carbohydrate ABC transporter permease translates to MRFGRPMSREGLVFQFVGYGLLIVVVILCVAPLLLVVSGSLSSEESIYQHGFWFIPREFSFDAYRILFKAPKDVLQALWISVLVAATGTITSVFVACMVAYVLIQPEFAYKRFFSIFIYFTAIFSGGLIPTYILMVRYLHLKNTLLALILPQWITAWNLFLLRNFFTEIPYSVVESARIDGAKEFTIMTRLVIPMAMPGITTIALFQILYYWNDWVQAMLYITDKALYPFQYYLYTMLHNFLSVQNAIANAGIVLPSVPTESFKMAMTVIAILPIAIIFPFIKRFFVTGLSKGAIKG, encoded by the coding sequence ATGCGGTTCGGAAGACCTATGTCCAGGGAAGGGCTTGTGTTCCAGTTCGTAGGATACGGCCTGCTGATCGTGGTGGTGATTCTGTGCGTGGCACCGCTTCTCCTCGTGGTGTCGGGATCGCTCTCTTCCGAGGAGTCCATCTATCAGCATGGGTTCTGGTTCATCCCGCGGGAGTTCTCGTTCGATGCGTACCGCATCCTGTTCAAGGCGCCCAAGGATGTGCTTCAGGCCCTGTGGATAAGTGTATTGGTGGCTGCAACGGGGACGATCACGAGTGTGTTCGTGGCGTGCATGGTGGCGTACGTGCTCATACAGCCGGAGTTCGCCTACAAGCGGTTCTTCTCGATCTTCATCTACTTCACGGCGATCTTCTCGGGCGGGCTCATCCCCACCTACATCCTCATGGTGCGGTACCTCCACCTGAAGAACACCCTCCTTGCCCTCATCCTTCCTCAATGGATCACGGCCTGGAATCTCTTCCTGCTCAGGAACTTCTTCACCGAGATACCCTATTCGGTGGTGGAGTCGGCGAGGATCGATGGGGCGAAGGAGTTCACGATCATGACGAGGCTGGTGATTCCCATGGCCATGCCGGGCATCACCACCATCGCACTCTTCCAGATTCTCTACTACTGGAACGACTGGGTGCAGGCCATGCTCTATATCACGGACAAGGCACTGTATCCCTTCCAGTACTATCTCTACACCATGCTCCACAACTTCCTCTCGGTGCAGAATGCCATTGCGAATGCGGGGATCGTGCTCCCCTCGGTGCCCACCGAGAGTTTCAAGATGGCGATGACCGTGATCGCGATTCTTCCGATCGCGATCATCTTCCCCTTCATCAAGCGGTTCTTCGTCACCGGCTTGAGCAAGGGGGCGATCAAGGGATGA